A genomic region of Nitrospirota bacterium contains the following coding sequences:
- a CDS encoding NAD(P)/FAD-dependent oxidoreductase yields the protein MAVSKTILILGGGIGGIVSASRLRKKLPSEYRIILVERNPMYIFTPSFLWLMTGLRTAEQISRPLTELGKKGVEIVTGDIQQIDPENRTIQVNGREIKGDYLIIALGAELIPHKIPGLVEGGYTFYTLEGAEALRDARLEIRKGRIVILVSSIPFKCPAAPYEAAMLIEYDCRKRKIRQDIQIDLYTPEPGPMGVAGPEVSRQVRQMVEEKDIHFHPEQTVTGVDTTARQIRFTNGITTDYDLLIYIPPHQAPKVVQEAGLTNASGWIPVDRGTLETRFPGVYTVGDVTGIMLPMGKPLPKAGVFAHGEAEVVANNIIHAITGKGKPAVFEGHGECFIETGDGKAGFGRGNFFAEPVPQVKIRGPNRTLHLGKVAFEKFWLFEWF from the coding sequence CAGTATCTAAGACCATATTAATACTGGGAGGAGGAATCGGCGGGATTGTGTCGGCAAGCCGGTTGCGCAAGAAACTTCCCAGTGAATACCGCATCATACTCGTGGAAAGGAACCCCATGTATATATTTACCCCGTCCTTTCTCTGGTTGATGACCGGCCTTAGGACAGCAGAGCAAATTTCCCGGCCCCTTACAGAACTGGGTAAGAAAGGGGTCGAGATTGTTACAGGGGATATTCAGCAAATAGACCCTGAGAACAGGACTATCCAGGTCAACGGCAGGGAGATTAAGGGAGACTATCTGATTATTGCACTTGGAGCGGAACTTATTCCCCATAAAATACCCGGATTAGTCGAGGGGGGATATACCTTTTATACATTAGAAGGGGCCGAAGCCTTGCGTGACGCACGACTTGAAATCCGCAAAGGCCGCATTGTCATACTGGTGAGCAGCATTCCTTTTAAATGTCCGGCTGCACCTTATGAGGCCGCAATGCTGATCGAATATGACTGCCGTAAACGCAAGATACGTCAGGATATACAGATTGATCTCTATACCCCGGAACCAGGCCCTATGGGTGTTGCAGGGCCGGAGGTCTCAAGACAGGTACGTCAGATGGTGGAAGAAAAAGATATTCATTTTCACCCTGAACAGACTGTAACCGGGGTTGATACGACAGCCAGGCAGATACGTTTCACCAACGGTATCACAACGGACTATGATCTGCTGATCTACATTCCACCCCATCAGGCGCCCAAGGTGGTGCAGGAAGCTGGACTAACAAATGCAAGCGGATGGATACCTGTCGATCGGGGAACTCTGGAAACCCGTTTTCCAGGTGTTTATACAGTAGGAGATGTTACAGGGATCATGCTCCCGATGGGTAAACCACTTCCCAAAGCAGGTGTGTTTGCGCATGGAGAGGCAGAGGTGGTGGCAAATAATATTATCCATGCGATCACAGGCAAAGGGAAGCCGGCGGTTTTTGAGGGTCATGGGGAGTGTTTTATCGAAACGGGAGATGGAAAGGCAGGCTTCGGCAGGGGTAATTTCTTTGCAGAGCCTGTACCACAGGTTAAAATACGCGGACCAAACCGTACCCTCCACCTCGGAAAGGTTGCCTTCGAAAAGTTCTGGTTGTTTGAATGGTTTTAG